A stretch of the Perca flavescens isolate YP-PL-M2 chromosome 10, PFLA_1.0, whole genome shotgun sequence genome encodes the following:
- the zbtb3 gene encoding zinc finger and BTB domain-containing protein 3 isoform X1: MEFPQHSQQLLSALRSQRQRGFLCDCSVLVGSSRFLAHRAVLASCSPFFHMFYSDPQGVIDGNGTSSSVILDSDIVTAAAFGLLLDFVYEGVLQLAESPPVEDILAAASFLHMNEVVRVCKRRLQRRGPLAEADSTRSEECAGARRAIETGREGGGDGGAEPVQAMAGDHLNPVAMEAPISSVSRMAERSQLESVKSERRIGGGSSEARVQTPLSPDLADTTQPGMDAPLLPPGGELAQGLITGRSAPASGGDARLGTGGPGEGSALCSPCSTTETYRCSHSSNQQPSSSSSSRVPVSQASGRSVVTYSQSGSSLCSSPQHYVPRLPRDYSVREPSEADHRGTSGRGQQMVMLIQASALTSHNPTHSPPQRALPQIQIQSAMSLQNLDFHSAPETQTLKRPEGNMGASPTIRNERSHRLMGRERTDDNDGENVKVKVEAIVISDEELEEEKEESRAREPVNEVDDEFEEEELHSPQFLSSHPQGLLQMTSHSNDYSFPLSPSSSSSGAGPSSQDTSSFALIPPSTAQQHSDPSAYFQDFQDSMGNFVEDVPTCGVCGKTFSCTYTLRRHAIVHTRERPYECRYCYRSYTQSGDLYRHIRKAHDHTLPAKRSKTDMEPSLPPQPPLPPPPPPLSQHTNTHTIVFLYLCTLT, translated from the exons ATGGAGTTCCCCCAGCATTCCCAGCAGCTGCTGTCAGCTCTGCGTTCCCAGCGCCAGCGGGGCTTCCTCTGTGACTGCAGCGTCCTGGTGGGCTCATCCCGTTTCCTGGCTCACAGGGCTGTTTTGGCCTCCTGCTCGCCTTTCTTCCACATGTTCTACTCCGACCCTCAAGGGGTCATTGATGGAAATGGCACCAGCAGCTCTGTCATACTCGACAGCGACATTGTCACGGCTGCTGCATTTGGCTTGCTCTTGGACTTTGTCTATGAAGGCGTGCTGCAGCTGGCCGAGTCTCCACCAGTGGAGGACATATTGGCGGCTGCAAGCTTTCTGCACATGAACGAGGTGGTGAGAGTCTGCAAGAGACGACTCCAGAGACGGGGGCCTCTGGCAGAGGCAGACAGCACTCGCTCCGAAGAGTGCGCTGGTGCCAGGAGGGCGATAGAGACggggagggagggtgggggtgaCGGTGGAGCTGAGCCGGTGCAGGCCATGGCAGGAGATCACTTAAATCCAGTCGCCATGGAAGCACCAATCTCATCGGTATCTAGAATGGCAGAGAGGAGTCAGTTGGAGTCTGTGAAGTCTGAGCGGAGGATTGGTGGGGGGTCATCAGAAGCACGAGTTCAGACTCCTCTGAGCCCTGACCTCGCTGATACCACGCAGCCAGGCATGGACGCCCCTCTGCTGCCTCCAGGCGGGGAGCTGGCGCAGGGCCTCATCACAGGCCGGTCTGCCCCAGCCTCGGGAGGTGACGCCAGGTTGGGGACTGGAGGTCCTGGAGAGGGGTCGGCACTCTGCAGCCCCTGCAGCACCACTGAGACATACAGGTGCAG TCATAGCAGTAACCAGCAGCCCTCCTCGTCTTCTTCCTCCCGGGTGCCAGTGAGCCAGGCTAGTGGTCGGTCAGTGGTTACTTATTCCCAGTCAGGATCCAGCCTCTGCTCCAGCCCCCAACATTATGTCCCCCGACTGCCACGTGATTACTCTGTAAGGGAACCTTCAGAAGCTGACCACAGAGGTACATCAGGCAGAGGACAGCAGATGGTCATGTTAATCCAAGCATCAGCACTAACCTCACACAACCCAACACACTCACCACCACAGCGTGCACTTCCTCAGATTCAAATCCAGAGTGCTATGTCACTCCAAAACTTAGACTTCCACTCTGCTCCTGAGACCCAAACTCTTAAGAGACCTGAGGGGAATATGGGAGCTTCACCCACCATTAGAAATGAAAGATCTCACCGTCTCATGGGCAGAGAGAGGACAGATGACAATGATGGAGAGAATGTAAAAGTCAAAGTGGAGGCCATTGTTATATCCGACGAAGAGctagaggaggagaaagaggaaagcAGAGCGAGAGAACCAGTGAATGAAGTAGACGATGAGTTTGAAGAGGAAGAGCTGCACAGTCCGCAGTTTCTCTCCTCCCACCCACAGGGCCTATTACAAATGACCTCCCATTCAAACGACTActccttccccctctctccctcctcttcctcctccggTGCTGGCCCTTCCTCCCAGGACACTTCCTCCTTCGCCCTCATTCCTCCGTCTACAGCTCAGCAGCATTCTGACCCTTCTGCCTACTTCCAGGACTTCCAGGACTCTATGGGGAACTTTGTGGAGGACGTCCCCACCTGTGGAGTCTGTGGAAAGACTTTCTCATGTACATACACACTAAGGCGCCACGCCATTGTGCACACACGCGAACGTCCTTATGAGTGTCGCTACTGCTACCGGAGCTACACACAATCAGGCGACCTGTACAGACACATACGCAAAGCTCATGACCACACACTGCCAGCTAAACGCAGCAAGACAGACATGGAGCCCTCCCTGCCCCCACAaccaccactaccaccaccacctccacctcttagccaacacacaaacacacacactattgtATTTCTATACTTATGCACACTTACCTAA
- the zbtb3 gene encoding zinc finger and BTB domain-containing protein 42 isoform X2, with the protein MEFPQHSQQLLSALRSQRQRGFLCDCSVLVGSSRFLAHRAVLASCSPFFHMFYSDPQGVIDGNGTSSSVILDSDIVTAAAFGLLLDFVYEGVLQLAESPPVEDILAAASFLHMNEVVRVCKRRLQRRGPLAEADSTRSEECAGARRAIETGREGGGDGGAEPVQAMAGDHLNPVAMEAPISSVSRMAERSQLESVKSERRIGGGSSEARVQTPLSPDLADTTQPGMDAPLLPPGGELAQGLITGRSAPASGGDARLGTGGPGEGSALCSPCSTTETYSHSSNQQPSSSSSSRVPVSQASGRSVVTYSQSGSSLCSSPQHYVPRLPRDYSVREPSEADHRGTSGRGQQMVMLIQASALTSHNPTHSPPQRALPQIQIQSAMSLQNLDFHSAPETQTLKRPEGNMGASPTIRNERSHRLMGRERTDDNDGENVKVKVEAIVISDEELEEEKEESRAREPVNEVDDEFEEEELHSPQFLSSHPQGLLQMTSHSNDYSFPLSPSSSSSGAGPSSQDTSSFALIPPSTAQQHSDPSAYFQDFQDSMGNFVEDVPTCGVCGKTFSCTYTLRRHAIVHTRERPYECRYCYRSYTQSGDLYRHIRKAHDHTLPAKRSKTDMEPSLPPQPPLPPPPPPLSQHTNTHTIVFLYLCTLT; encoded by the exons ATGGAGTTCCCCCAGCATTCCCAGCAGCTGCTGTCAGCTCTGCGTTCCCAGCGCCAGCGGGGCTTCCTCTGTGACTGCAGCGTCCTGGTGGGCTCATCCCGTTTCCTGGCTCACAGGGCTGTTTTGGCCTCCTGCTCGCCTTTCTTCCACATGTTCTACTCCGACCCTCAAGGGGTCATTGATGGAAATGGCACCAGCAGCTCTGTCATACTCGACAGCGACATTGTCACGGCTGCTGCATTTGGCTTGCTCTTGGACTTTGTCTATGAAGGCGTGCTGCAGCTGGCCGAGTCTCCACCAGTGGAGGACATATTGGCGGCTGCAAGCTTTCTGCACATGAACGAGGTGGTGAGAGTCTGCAAGAGACGACTCCAGAGACGGGGGCCTCTGGCAGAGGCAGACAGCACTCGCTCCGAAGAGTGCGCTGGTGCCAGGAGGGCGATAGAGACggggagggagggtgggggtgaCGGTGGAGCTGAGCCGGTGCAGGCCATGGCAGGAGATCACTTAAATCCAGTCGCCATGGAAGCACCAATCTCATCGGTATCTAGAATGGCAGAGAGGAGTCAGTTGGAGTCTGTGAAGTCTGAGCGGAGGATTGGTGGGGGGTCATCAGAAGCACGAGTTCAGACTCCTCTGAGCCCTGACCTCGCTGATACCACGCAGCCAGGCATGGACGCCCCTCTGCTGCCTCCAGGCGGGGAGCTGGCGCAGGGCCTCATCACAGGCCGGTCTGCCCCAGCCTCGGGAGGTGACGCCAGGTTGGGGACTGGAGGTCCTGGAGAGGGGTCGGCACTCTGCAGCCCCTGCAGCACCACTGAGACATACAG TCATAGCAGTAACCAGCAGCCCTCCTCGTCTTCTTCCTCCCGGGTGCCAGTGAGCCAGGCTAGTGGTCGGTCAGTGGTTACTTATTCCCAGTCAGGATCCAGCCTCTGCTCCAGCCCCCAACATTATGTCCCCCGACTGCCACGTGATTACTCTGTAAGGGAACCTTCAGAAGCTGACCACAGAGGTACATCAGGCAGAGGACAGCAGATGGTCATGTTAATCCAAGCATCAGCACTAACCTCACACAACCCAACACACTCACCACCACAGCGTGCACTTCCTCAGATTCAAATCCAGAGTGCTATGTCACTCCAAAACTTAGACTTCCACTCTGCTCCTGAGACCCAAACTCTTAAGAGACCTGAGGGGAATATGGGAGCTTCACCCACCATTAGAAATGAAAGATCTCACCGTCTCATGGGCAGAGAGAGGACAGATGACAATGATGGAGAGAATGTAAAAGTCAAAGTGGAGGCCATTGTTATATCCGACGAAGAGctagaggaggagaaagaggaaagcAGAGCGAGAGAACCAGTGAATGAAGTAGACGATGAGTTTGAAGAGGAAGAGCTGCACAGTCCGCAGTTTCTCTCCTCCCACCCACAGGGCCTATTACAAATGACCTCCCATTCAAACGACTActccttccccctctctccctcctcttcctcctccggTGCTGGCCCTTCCTCCCAGGACACTTCCTCCTTCGCCCTCATTCCTCCGTCTACAGCTCAGCAGCATTCTGACCCTTCTGCCTACTTCCAGGACTTCCAGGACTCTATGGGGAACTTTGTGGAGGACGTCCCCACCTGTGGAGTCTGTGGAAAGACTTTCTCATGTACATACACACTAAGGCGCCACGCCATTGTGCACACACGCGAACGTCCTTATGAGTGTCGCTACTGCTACCGGAGCTACACACAATCAGGCGACCTGTACAGACACATACGCAAAGCTCATGACCACACACTGCCAGCTAAACGCAGCAAGACAGACATGGAGCCCTCCCTGCCCCCACAaccaccactaccaccaccacctccacctcttagccaacacacaaacacacacactattgtATTTCTATACTTATGCACACTTACCTAA
- the trpt1 gene encoding tRNA 2'-phosphotransferase 1 isoform X1, whose translation MDSGRGGRGRRGNRGGEDRDVRLSKSMSYALRHGANQMGLHMGSDGFMFVEELLAHPQFLSYSLEDVERVVATNDKQRFKLLPHPEDGRLQIRASQGHSVQVMDLELKPVIAGSPDCPAEAVHGSYLRNWSAIQQQGLSRMRRTHIHLAPGLLGEKAVISGMRKDCDLAVYIDVPKALADGIEFFWSDNGVLLTAGDAEGKLLPKYFSRALRLRPTRSILPLQ comes from the exons ATGGACAGTggcagaggagggagaggaaggagaggaaatcGTGGTGGAGAA GACAGAGATGTCCGTCTGTCTAAATCCATGTCTTATGCTCTTCGCCATGGAGCCAACCAGATGGGTCTTCACATGGGTTCAG ATGGCTTCATGTTTGTGGAGGAACTCCTGGCTCACCCGCAGTTCCTCTCATACTCATTGGAAGATGTCGAAAGAGTCGTGGCCACAAATGACAAGCAGCGCTTTAAGCTTCTTCCCCACCCAGAGGATGGACGCCTGCAGATTCGAGCCAGTCAGGGCCATTCAGTACAG GTGATGGATTTGGAGCTGAAACCGGTCATAGCTGGTTCTCCAGACTGCCCTGCTGAGGCCGTTCATGGCTCCTACCTCCGCAACTGGAGCGCCATCCAGCAGCAGGGCCTGAGCCGCATGAGGAGGACACACATCCACCTGGCACCAGGCCTGCTAGGGGAGAAAGCCGTCATCAGCG GCATGAGGAAAGACTGTGATCTAGCCGTGTATATTGATGTCCCCAAAGCTCTCGCTG ATGGTATTGAGTTCTTCTGGTCAGATAATGGCGTGTTGCTGACAGCAGGCGACGCAGAGGGAAAACTTCTCCCTAAATACTTCAGCCGAGCCTTAAGACTGAGACCCACAA GGAGCATCCTACCACTGCAGTAG
- the trpt1 gene encoding tRNA 2'-phosphotransferase 1 isoform X2 yields the protein MDSGRGGRGRRGNRGGEDRDVRLSKSMSYALRHGANQMGLHMGSDGFMFVEELLAHPQFLSYSLEDVERVVATNDKQRFKLLPHPEDGRLQIRASQGHSVQVMDLELKPVIAGSPDCPAEAVHGSYLRNWSAIQQQGLSRMRRTHIHLAPGLLGEKAVISDGIEFFWSDNGVLLTAGDAEGKLLPKYFSRALRLRPTRSILPLQ from the exons ATGGACAGTggcagaggagggagaggaaggagaggaaatcGTGGTGGAGAA GACAGAGATGTCCGTCTGTCTAAATCCATGTCTTATGCTCTTCGCCATGGAGCCAACCAGATGGGTCTTCACATGGGTTCAG ATGGCTTCATGTTTGTGGAGGAACTCCTGGCTCACCCGCAGTTCCTCTCATACTCATTGGAAGATGTCGAAAGAGTCGTGGCCACAAATGACAAGCAGCGCTTTAAGCTTCTTCCCCACCCAGAGGATGGACGCCTGCAGATTCGAGCCAGTCAGGGCCATTCAGTACAG GTGATGGATTTGGAGCTGAAACCGGTCATAGCTGGTTCTCCAGACTGCCCTGCTGAGGCCGTTCATGGCTCCTACCTCCGCAACTGGAGCGCCATCCAGCAGCAGGGCCTGAGCCGCATGAGGAGGACACACATCCACCTGGCACCAGGCCTGCTAGGGGAGAAAGCCGTCATCAGCG ATGGTATTGAGTTCTTCTGGTCAGATAATGGCGTGTTGCTGACAGCAGGCGACGCAGAGGGAAAACTTCTCCCTAAATACTTCAGCCGAGCCTTAAGACTGAGACCCACAA GGAGCATCCTACCACTGCAGTAG